Proteins encoded in a region of the Euzebya tangerina genome:
- a CDS encoding ATP-dependent DNA helicase RecG, which translates to MELSLEDPVGRVPGVTGKLQSVLAQPPFIVTTVRDLIWYLPRQDAYKDLGATQPVADMVVGEPATVIGTIHRWERVFPKKRGRGGKQLTIQRAHVRDDQGGRLTVAFFNQPRLPTRHSEGSQVAISGTVENFRGQLQLKGPKLVGLDGSDGAEPLTDGHLQPVYRATEKLGSPRIARLIAEALALLPPLVDHLPEELRNRHELARLDWAIRAIHQPADGADLRLARQRLVYDELLGLQLVLQRRRRELEEHAKGLINAPAAGGAVDAFRATLPFDPTGDQQRAFDQLDADLASEAPMHRLLQGDVGTGKTIVAAHAMLRAVDAGRQAVLMAPTQVLAEQHLTTFSDLLARTVIPRLGRPPRLRILSANLTKAQRATVLQETITGECDLLIGTHAVLEDNVVFADLGVVVIDEQHRFGVGHRATLASKRDDGATPDVLVMTATPIPRSLALTMYGDLDVTVLRTRPGADTITVTTTVLATDSPRREKLYDFVRAELDAGRKAYVVCPLIEESEALEGVTAATVMYEELASGPFAGYEVGLMHGRMAAEDRDAVMAAFRDGSVPLLVATTVIEVGVSVDEASVMIIEDADRFGISQLHQLRGRLFRGHPTNYCVLFSADPVDNPRLEALATSDDGFELAEEDLRLRREGKILDTAQTGETDLRIASLIADVDVVATTRDDARELLEDDTSLSRHPAMAAELRRRYDPEDLAALEAG; encoded by the coding sequence GTGGAGCTGAGTCTCGAGGACCCGGTCGGCAGGGTGCCCGGTGTGACGGGCAAGCTGCAGTCCGTCCTGGCCCAGCCACCCTTCATCGTCACCACCGTCCGGGACCTCATCTGGTACCTGCCCCGCCAGGACGCCTACAAGGATCTCGGCGCCACCCAGCCCGTCGCCGACATGGTGGTCGGTGAGCCCGCCACGGTCATCGGCACGATCCACCGCTGGGAGCGCGTCTTCCCCAAGAAGCGAGGCCGCGGCGGCAAGCAGCTGACCATCCAACGCGCCCACGTCCGCGACGACCAGGGTGGCCGCCTGACCGTGGCCTTCTTCAACCAGCCGCGGCTGCCCACCCGCCACTCCGAGGGGTCGCAGGTGGCGATCAGCGGCACCGTCGAGAACTTCCGCGGTCAGCTGCAGCTGAAGGGCCCCAAGCTGGTCGGGCTCGACGGCAGCGACGGCGCGGAGCCGCTCACGGACGGACACCTCCAGCCGGTCTACCGGGCCACGGAGAAGCTCGGCTCACCTCGCATCGCACGTCTGATCGCCGAGGCGCTCGCGCTGCTGCCTCCGCTGGTCGACCACCTGCCGGAGGAGCTGCGCAACCGCCACGAGCTGGCCCGACTCGATTGGGCCATCCGTGCCATCCACCAGCCAGCCGACGGCGCCGATCTGCGCTTGGCCCGGCAGCGCCTGGTCTACGACGAACTGCTCGGCCTGCAGTTGGTCCTGCAACGCCGCCGACGTGAGCTGGAGGAGCACGCCAAGGGCCTGATCAACGCCCCGGCCGCGGGCGGCGCCGTCGATGCCTTTCGCGCCACGCTGCCCTTCGACCCGACCGGCGATCAGCAACGGGCGTTCGACCAGCTGGATGCCGACCTCGCCTCCGAAGCGCCGATGCACCGGCTGCTCCAGGGCGATGTGGGCACCGGCAAGACGATCGTCGCCGCCCACGCCATGCTGCGCGCCGTCGACGCCGGACGACAGGCGGTGCTGATGGCCCCGACCCAGGTCCTCGCCGAGCAGCACCTCACCACGTTCTCCGACCTGCTCGCTCGGACCGTCATCCCCCGGCTCGGCCGACCGCCACGGCTGCGGATCCTGAGCGCCAACCTGACCAAGGCCCAACGTGCAACGGTCCTGCAGGAGACCATCACCGGCGAGTGCGACCTCCTGATCGGCACGCACGCGGTGCTCGAGGACAACGTCGTCTTCGCCGACCTGGGTGTGGTCGTGATCGACGAGCAGCACCGCTTCGGCGTCGGCCATCGTGCCACCCTGGCCAGCAAGCGGGATGACGGCGCGACCCCGGACGTGCTCGTCATGACTGCCACACCGATCCCGCGGTCGCTCGCCCTGACGATGTACGGGGACCTCGACGTCACCGTCCTACGGACCCGCCCGGGAGCCGACACCATCACGGTCACCACCACGGTCCTGGCCACTGACTCGCCGCGGCGTGAGAAGCTCTACGACTTCGTCCGAGCCGAGCTCGACGCCGGGCGGAAGGCCTACGTCGTCTGCCCCCTTATCGAGGAGTCGGAGGCCCTGGAGGGCGTGACAGCGGCGACGGTGATGTACGAGGAGCTCGCCTCCGGCCCCTTCGCGGGGTACGAGGTCGGGCTGATGCACGGCCGTATGGCCGCCGAGGACCGGGACGCCGTGATGGCGGCCTTCCGAGACGGCTCGGTCCCGCTCCTGGTCGCCACCACCGTCATCGAGGTCGGTGTCAGCGTCGACGAGGCCTCGGTCATGATCATCGAGGACGCGGACCGCTTCGGCATCTCCCAGCTCCACCAGCTGCGTGGGCGGCTGTTCCGAGGCCACCCGACGAACTACTGCGTGCTCTTCTCCGCCGACCCGGTCGACAACCCGCGCTTGGAGGCGCTCGCAACCTCTGACGACGGGTTCGAGTTGGCGGAGGAGGACCTGCGTCTGCGCCGCGAGGGCAAGATCCTCGACACCGCACAGACGGGGGAGACCGACCTGCGCATCGCCTCGCTGATCGCCGACGTCGACGTCGTCGCCACGACGCGGGACGATGCCCGCGAGCTGCTCGAGGACGACACCAGCCTGTCCCGCCATCCGGCCATGGCCGCGGAGCTGCGACGCCGGTACGACCCCGAGGACCTCGCCGCGCTGGAAGCAGGCTGA
- the rsmD gene encoding 16S rRNA (guanine(966)-N(2))-methyltransferase RsmD, with the protein MPRVIAGTAGGRRLAAPPGPSTRPTADRVKEAMFSSLGDVTDAVVLDLFAGSGGLGIEALSRGAASAVFVEQSRRISDVVGANLAAAGLADLGTVLTVDAARFCRAPAGYGITARFDLLLIDPPYAVAHDDIAQLVRDLRRAGALGSDPRVVLERNRTAGRDPLPGLTHDRERRYGDTTLHYYRSPPT; encoded by the coding sequence ATGCCCCGGGTCATCGCCGGGACGGCGGGGGGCCGTCGCCTGGCCGCGCCGCCCGGCCCGTCCACTCGTCCGACGGCCGATCGGGTCAAGGAGGCCATGTTCTCAAGCCTTGGTGACGTCACCGATGCGGTCGTCCTCGACCTCTTCGCCGGCTCGGGCGGGCTGGGTATCGAAGCGCTCTCGCGAGGGGCGGCATCCGCGGTGTTCGTGGAGCAGAGCAGGCGCATCAGCGACGTGGTCGGTGCGAACCTCGCGGCGGCCGGCCTCGCCGACCTCGGCACGGTGCTGACGGTCGACGCCGCCCGGTTCTGTCGCGCCCCCGCCGGCTATGGCATCACCGCACGGTTCGACCTCCTCCTGATCGACCCGCCCTATGCCGTCGCCCACGACGACATCGCACAGCTGGTCAGGGATCTCCGGCGTGCCGGTGCGCTAGGTTCCGACCCGCGGGTCGTCCTGGAGCGGAACCGCACAGCCGGCCGCGATCCGCTGCCAGGGCTGACCCACGACCGCGAGCGCCGCTACGGCGACACGACACTGCACTACTACCGCTCACCACCAACCTGA
- the coaD gene encoding pantetheine-phosphate adenylyltransferase, producing MTVHAVCPGSFDPVTHGHLDVIRRASLTFDRVTVACMRNVSKRGGLFDLDDRLAMLKEVTSDLPNVELAVFKGLLVEFADEHGIDVIIKGLRAVSDFEYELQMAQMNRSIGHIETMFLSANPEHSFLSSSLVKEVARFGGDVSDFVPPLVAERLADRYRTDEAT from the coding sequence ATGACCGTCCACGCCGTCTGCCCCGGCTCGTTCGACCCCGTCACCCACGGGCACCTGGACGTGATCCGCCGCGCCAGCCTGACGTTCGACCGGGTCACCGTGGCCTGCATGCGCAACGTCTCGAAGCGTGGGGGGCTCTTCGACCTCGATGACCGCCTGGCCATGCTGAAGGAGGTCACCAGCGACCTGCCGAACGTCGAGCTGGCCGTCTTCAAGGGACTGCTGGTGGAGTTCGCAGACGAGCACGGCATCGACGTCATCATCAAGGGCCTGCGCGCCGTCAGTGACTTCGAGTACGAGTTGCAGATGGCGCAGATGAACCGTTCCATCGGTCACATCGAGACGATGTTCCTCTCCGCCAATCCCGAGCACTCGTTCCTGTCGTCCTCCCTGGTCAAGGAAGTGGCCCGCTTCGGCGGTGATGTCAGCGACTTCGTCCCGCCGCTGGTGGCCGAACGGCTGGCTGACAGATACCGGACGGATGAGGCAACCTAG
- a CDS encoding YceD family protein, with translation MATDLPELDSTTVEVSALLDSPGATRPVDLRVGVPKGFEIPLATLGDVVTISGQLDALVDGVLLRGAVRVDATTRCALCLTELTTDEIRADVAELFTEPSTAEEPEDVEEGYEVVDGTIDVDALIRDALAAAADPSPRCRPDCAGLCPTCGIDRNTGSCACSEELIDDRWAVLETLELDT, from the coding sequence ATGGCCACTGATCTTCCCGAGCTGGACTCGACCACGGTTGAGGTCAGCGCACTACTTGATTCACCGGGCGCGACGCGCCCGGTGGATTTGCGTGTCGGCGTACCCAAGGGATTCGAGATCCCGCTCGCCACACTCGGTGACGTCGTCACCATCAGCGGGCAGCTCGACGCCCTGGTCGACGGGGTCCTCCTCCGTGGTGCCGTTCGCGTGGACGCCACCACCCGGTGCGCCCTCTGCCTGACGGAGCTCACCACCGACGAGATCCGCGCGGACGTGGCCGAGCTGTTCACCGAGCCCTCGACCGCCGAGGAGCCGGAGGACGTGGAAGAGGGCTATGAGGTCGTGGACGGCACCATCGACGTGGACGCCCTCATCCGCGATGCGCTCGCGGCCGCCGCCGACCCCTCCCCGCGATGCCGGCCGGACTGCGCGGGCCTGTGCCCGACCTGCGGGATCGACCGCAACACCGGAAGCTGTGCCTGCTCCGAGGAGCTCATCGACGATCGCTGGGCAGTCCTCGAAACCTTGGAGCTGGACACCTAG
- the rpmF gene encoding 50S ribosomal protein L32: protein MAVPKRKKSRSRTRHRKAQWMKTSPPTITRCSQCGADTKPHTVCATCGTYRGRQVVEPRP, encoded by the coding sequence ATGGCCGTACCGAAGCGAAAGAAGTCCCGGAGCCGCACCCGGCACCGCAAGGCGCAGTGGATGAAGACATCCCCGCCGACCATCACGCGGTGCTCGCAGTGCGGCGCTGACACCAAGCCCCACACGGTGTGTGCGACCTGTGGCACCTACCGCGGCCGCCAGGTCGTCGAGCCGCGTCCCTAG
- the rnc gene encoding ribonuclease III, whose protein sequence is MSDAQSVMYSRGDDARDDREPAGDTSPPTATRTAEEAALEDVLGVVFDDVELLRQALTHRSYAFEAGGIGDNERLEFLGDAVLGLVVTDEIYTTLPESAEGRLAKVRAAAVNTISLAEVARDIGIGDAVRLGVGEQQSGGRTKDSILANTMEAILGAVYLDDGIETAREVVLRLFRPMLEDIVTRRESLDYKTSLQELTAAELNQMPSYHLTDTGPDHAKEFTAHVVINGESLGSGIGRSKKEAEQGAAREAFRLLRQRHGTGASAPATPPSAPTESAKDRP, encoded by the coding sequence ATGAGCGACGCTCAGTCCGTGATGTACTCGCGCGGAGACGACGCCCGGGACGACCGTGAGCCAGCCGGCGACACCAGCCCTCCGACGGCCACCCGCACGGCGGAGGAAGCGGCGCTCGAGGACGTGCTCGGCGTCGTCTTCGACGACGTCGAACTGCTCCGGCAGGCTCTGACCCACCGCAGCTACGCCTTCGAGGCCGGCGGCATCGGGGACAACGAACGCCTCGAGTTCCTCGGTGATGCGGTGCTCGGCCTGGTCGTCACCGACGAGATCTACACCACACTGCCCGAGAGCGCCGAAGGCCGTCTGGCGAAGGTCCGCGCCGCTGCTGTGAACACCATCAGCCTGGCCGAGGTCGCGCGCGACATCGGCATCGGCGACGCCGTCCGCTTGGGGGTCGGCGAGCAGCAGTCCGGCGGTCGGACCAAGGACTCGATCCTGGCCAACACGATGGAGGCCATCCTGGGCGCTGTGTACCTGGACGACGGCATCGAGACTGCGCGTGAGGTCGTGCTGCGGCTGTTCCGGCCGATGCTCGAGGACATCGTGACCCGTCGCGAGTCGCTGGACTACAAGACCTCCCTCCAGGAGCTCACCGCCGCCGAGTTGAACCAGATGCCCAGCTACCACCTGACCGACACCGGACCGGACCACGCCAAGGAGTTCACCGCCCACGTGGTCATCAACGGGGAGAGCCTGGGTTCCGGCATCGGCCGCAGCAAGAAGGAAGCTGAGCAGGGTGCCGCCCGCGAGGCGTTCAGACTTCTGAGGCAACGCCACGGCACCGGCGCATCGGCGCCCGCCACTCCACCATCCGCACCAACCGAATCAGCGAAGGATCGTCCGTGA
- a CDS encoding Fpg/Nei family DNA glycosylase, with the protein MTQLPEVEVLKRDLEKEIVGKKVKDVWLSPADLCKRHGTIKDFSQTLSDRKILELERRGTLLLFGLDEDKTLVVIPGTRARMSKETANEDRLPLTRMTMTFTTGGSLHYHDAEPDGELFVIDTDQVADLPELQNLGMDPLAEPIPWPVFAQALTDRADMMKAVMADDSFVVGLGDIYSDEILFEAGLAPSRESATLSSQEVRRLHRAILEVIYEAIKQGGTDQLSEEYPEGFLPYDEVDHLKIYGREGQPDARSRATIEYGKIGKGLYAYYSPKTQT; encoded by the coding sequence GTGACCCAACTGCCCGAGGTCGAAGTACTCAAGCGTGACCTGGAGAAGGAAATCGTCGGGAAGAAGGTCAAGGACGTCTGGCTGTCCCCGGCCGACCTGTGCAAGCGGCACGGCACCATCAAGGACTTCTCCCAGACGCTCTCGGACCGCAAGATCCTCGAGTTGGAGCGCCGTGGCACGCTGCTGCTGTTCGGACTCGATGAGGACAAGACCCTCGTCGTGATCCCGGGCACGCGTGCCCGGATGAGCAAGGAGACGGCCAACGAGGACCGGCTGCCCCTGACCCGCATGACGATGACCTTCACCACGGGCGGGTCGTTGCACTATCACGACGCCGAACCCGACGGGGAGTTGTTCGTGATCGACACCGATCAGGTGGCCGACCTTCCGGAGCTGCAGAACCTCGGGATGGACCCGCTGGCGGAGCCGATCCCGTGGCCGGTGTTCGCTCAGGCCCTGACCGACCGCGCGGACATGATGAAGGCCGTCATGGCCGACGACTCCTTCGTCGTCGGGCTCGGGGACATCTACTCCGACGAGATCCTCTTCGAGGCCGGGCTTGCGCCCAGCCGGGAGTCCGCCACCCTGTCGAGCCAGGAGGTCCGTCGCCTGCACCGGGCGATCCTCGAGGTCATCTACGAGGCCATCAAGCAAGGTGGCACCGACCAGCTCTCGGAGGAGTACCCCGAGGGGTTCCTGCCCTACGACGAGGTCGACCACCTCAAGATCTACGGTCGTGAGGGTCAGCCCGACGCCCGATCCCGCGCGACCATCGAGTACGGCAAGATCGGGAAGGGTCTGTACGCCTACTACTCGCCGAAGACGCAGACGTAG
- a CDS encoding alpha/beta fold hydrolase — protein sequence MPTARQRIVLAALAGGVVGTTAGSALVTWLTGRSRQPIDGLDTLNPPPGLPEAKIIPIPDRGEMFVRDHPGPAHGADHPPIVLLHGWLASADLNWFTNYEEMGKLARVIAPDHRGHGRGTRHSSPFRLADVADDVAALIRHLDLGPSIIVGFSMGGPITQLLWQRHPDVVAGVVLCSTASEFRFGPLSGAQWRWMSVYQVGTRLLPRSWLEWALVAQLRGKLPVSITPVISPEMEDAAPPIPWLVGEIERGDAEDVSEAGRELGRFDSRGWIGGMDRPAAVIVTTRDRLVPLTSQLELAARIPHALITEVEGDHDAAAANATEFNAALQQSVAYITDRL from the coding sequence ATGCCCACCGCGCGACAACGGATCGTCCTCGCTGCGCTCGCGGGAGGGGTGGTCGGCACGACGGCCGGTTCGGCGCTGGTCACCTGGTTGACCGGTCGTTCGCGTCAACCGATCGACGGCCTGGACACACTCAACCCCCCACCGGGGCTGCCCGAGGCCAAGATCATCCCGATCCCTGATCGCGGGGAGATGTTCGTCCGCGACCATCCCGGCCCGGCGCACGGAGCCGATCATCCCCCGATCGTGCTGCTGCACGGGTGGCTGGCATCGGCCGACCTCAACTGGTTCACGAACTACGAGGAGATGGGGAAGCTGGCCCGGGTGATCGCGCCCGATCATCGTGGACACGGTCGTGGGACCCGCCACTCCTCGCCGTTCCGCCTGGCGGACGTTGCTGACGACGTCGCAGCCCTCATCCGCCACCTCGATCTCGGCCCGAGCATCATCGTCGGCTTCTCGATGGGTGGCCCGATCACCCAGCTGCTGTGGCAGCGTCACCCCGACGTCGTCGCGGGCGTGGTTCTGTGCTCGACCGCGTCGGAGTTCCGCTTCGGGCCGCTCAGCGGCGCCCAGTGGCGCTGGATGTCGGTGTACCAGGTCGGGACCAGGCTGCTGCCGAGGTCCTGGCTCGAGTGGGCTCTGGTGGCGCAGCTTCGGGGCAAGCTTCCGGTCAGCATCACCCCGGTCATCAGCCCCGAGATGGAGGACGCGGCACCGCCGATCCCCTGGCTGGTCGGTGAGATCGAGCGGGGTGACGCCGAGGACGTCTCGGAGGCCGGGCGGGAGCTCGGCCGCTTCGACTCGCGAGGCTGGATCGGCGGCATGGACCGGCCGGCCGCTGTGATCGTCACCACTCGGGACCGACTGGTCCCGCTGACCTCCCAGCTCGAGTTGGCGGCCAGGATCCCGCACGCACTGATCACCGAAGTCGAGGGGGACCACGACGCCGCGGCCGCGAACGCCACGGAGTTCAATGCCGCGCTGCAGCAGTCGGTGGCCTACATCACCGATCGCCTGTGA
- the smc gene encoding chromosome segregation protein SMC: protein MYLKSVQIRGFKSFADKTQLDFEPGITVIVGPNGSGKSNIVDALTWSMGTRSAKDLRGGQMADVIFAGAKSRKAMGRAAVQITIDNADQSLPIEFSEVTVGRAMFASGENAYSINDVDCRQLDVAELLSDTGLGRETHTIVGQGRIDAVLNARPEERRAFIEEAAGILKHRRRKERALRKLKQMDGHLERLVDVLGEMKRQLRPLERQAEAAQKHQELSDQLAAIRVDRGLRDLAALLVRWNDELEDPEQATARLAGLEESLAALRGSERAISRELSELSPAVRQATETQFGLANLAERAAGVVERIVERRNGLTEAAEEPIAGRPPEELRADADRAGAELAEVQDRVQRTAAELDAARQATAAAEQARRAHEQAAAAEARRLAESRERQIRWEGELATLRSSLGQANAELGRLDSQLQAQDDRATELEADAIAVNEQIGRLDALQPELADALRGLRERRSKLQKAASDAAVAERELERRRASLEARADALFAASAEPGTGAAQLAAAADEGRIEGVLGPLASLVTVEEGFAAAVSAALGPVADATVVHGRTAAEGALGFVADADVGRALLLVAGSPHIQPEQPSLDSIGARPLGELIDGPADVVAAVRRALAGAYICDDLAAACRLADTRPDLIFVTPDGELAGARGHAGGGAAAHTAVLARAAAEEAKAQADALASDLGVAHRRVGDADRAVEDIAEDLQAAQASMQESDAQITAAAERMGRLRKELKRCEAEREQIRRQHDQISRQAEDRATRIAALEERGPQTPERDPRFEGVPTGDLEAERLDDALVAAREGEVQARLAASSAAQDADELQRRIAELLTEADRVEAQLAERRRRQAARLAAIARCDELEGVARSVHQRAQDSRVAAAAERDRLEDARSEQQRQLGVVRARAAELDADLATEKDNRHREDLIRQELGLQIEGVRGRLRELGITDADAQVTERGDDLVAGGEERNAELAEAEDGLARKIGLLGTVNPLALEEFHALKERHAFMTDQLADLRSSKADLLRVVEAVDVRIRDVFEAAFDDVAHHFERIFPMLFPGGSGKLILTEPDDMLTTGVEVEARPPGKKVKRLSLLSGGERSLTALAVLFAIFAARPSPFYVLDEVEAALDDANLGRFLAVLDDFRGTSQWIIVSHQRRTMEVADMIYGVSMDSSGVSKVISRKLERSGLVGAGAAPPRG, encoded by the coding sequence GTGTATCTCAAATCCGTGCAGATCCGAGGGTTCAAGTCCTTTGCAGACAAGACCCAACTGGACTTCGAGCCAGGCATCACCGTCATCGTCGGGCCGAACGGGTCGGGCAAGTCCAACATCGTCGACGCGCTGACGTGGTCGATGGGCACACGCAGTGCCAAGGACCTGCGCGGTGGCCAGATGGCCGACGTCATCTTCGCCGGTGCGAAGAGCCGGAAGGCGATGGGCCGCGCGGCTGTGCAGATCACGATCGACAACGCCGATCAGAGCCTGCCGATCGAGTTCAGCGAGGTCACAGTCGGCCGGGCGATGTTCGCCAGTGGCGAGAACGCCTACTCGATCAACGACGTCGACTGTCGCCAACTGGACGTCGCCGAACTGCTCAGCGACACGGGCCTCGGGCGTGAGACCCACACGATCGTCGGTCAGGGTCGGATCGATGCGGTCCTGAACGCCCGACCGGAGGAGCGCCGCGCGTTCATCGAGGAGGCCGCCGGAATCCTGAAGCACCGCCGCCGCAAGGAACGGGCGCTGCGGAAGCTGAAGCAGATGGACGGCCACCTGGAGCGACTGGTCGATGTGCTGGGGGAGATGAAGCGACAGCTGCGACCGCTCGAGCGCCAGGCGGAGGCCGCGCAGAAGCACCAAGAGCTCTCCGACCAGCTGGCGGCCATCCGGGTCGATCGGGGCCTGCGGGATCTGGCTGCGCTGCTGGTGCGGTGGAACGACGAGCTCGAGGATCCCGAGCAGGCGACGGCCCGTCTGGCCGGGCTGGAGGAGTCCCTCGCCGCGCTGCGCGGTTCGGAGCGTGCCATCTCGCGCGAGCTCTCCGAGCTCAGCCCCGCCGTCCGGCAGGCCACCGAGACCCAGTTCGGGCTGGCCAACTTGGCTGAACGTGCGGCCGGTGTGGTCGAGCGGATCGTGGAGCGCCGGAACGGACTGACGGAGGCGGCCGAGGAACCGATCGCCGGCCGCCCGCCAGAGGAGCTGCGGGCCGACGCCGACCGGGCGGGCGCTGAGCTGGCCGAGGTGCAGGACCGCGTGCAGCGCACCGCCGCAGAGCTCGACGCGGCGCGACAGGCCACCGCCGCGGCCGAGCAGGCCCGGCGGGCGCACGAGCAGGCGGCAGCGGCCGAGGCCCGCCGGCTGGCCGAGTCACGTGAGCGGCAGATTCGGTGGGAAGGGGAGCTGGCGACGCTGCGCTCCTCCCTGGGGCAGGCCAACGCCGAGTTGGGTCGCCTCGACTCCCAACTCCAGGCGCAGGACGACCGTGCCACCGAACTCGAGGCCGATGCCATCGCGGTCAACGAGCAGATCGGTCGCCTCGATGCGCTGCAGCCCGAGCTCGCCGACGCGCTGCGTGGGCTGCGCGAACGGCGCAGCAAGCTGCAGAAGGCCGCATCCGATGCTGCTGTGGCCGAGCGAGAGCTGGAACGGCGCCGCGCGTCGCTGGAGGCACGCGCTGACGCGCTCTTCGCGGCCTCCGCAGAGCCTGGGACAGGTGCGGCGCAGCTGGCAGCCGCGGCCGACGAGGGCCGGATCGAGGGAGTCCTCGGACCGCTGGCCTCGCTGGTCACGGTCGAGGAGGGGTTCGCTGCCGCCGTCTCAGCCGCCCTCGGCCCGGTGGCTGACGCGACCGTCGTCCACGGCCGCACCGCCGCCGAGGGTGCACTGGGCTTCGTCGCAGACGCCGACGTCGGACGGGCACTGCTGTTGGTCGCCGGCTCCCCCCACATCCAGCCCGAGCAGCCGTCGCTGGACTCCATCGGCGCGCGTCCGCTCGGCGAGCTGATCGACGGGCCCGCCGACGTGGTCGCCGCCGTGCGTCGCGCGCTGGCCGGCGCCTACATCTGCGACGACCTGGCCGCCGCCTGTCGCCTGGCCGACACCCGACCCGATCTGATCTTCGTCACCCCGGACGGCGAGTTGGCCGGCGCTCGCGGACACGCTGGCGGTGGCGCCGCCGCCCACACGGCGGTCCTGGCTCGGGCGGCCGCGGAAGAGGCCAAGGCCCAGGCCGACGCCCTGGCCAGCGATCTCGGGGTAGCCCACCGTCGGGTGGGCGATGCCGACCGCGCGGTAGAGGACATCGCCGAGGATCTCCAGGCCGCGCAGGCATCGATGCAGGAGTCCGACGCCCAGATCACGGCCGCAGCCGAGCGCATGGGGCGGCTGCGCAAGGAATTGAAGCGCTGCGAGGCCGAACGGGAGCAGATCCGGCGACAGCACGATCAGATCAGCCGGCAGGCCGAGGATCGCGCGACCCGCATCGCGGCTCTGGAGGAGCGGGGGCCGCAGACCCCCGAGCGCGATCCGCGGTTCGAGGGCGTTCCCACCGGGGACCTCGAAGCAGAGCGTCTGGACGATGCGCTCGTCGCGGCCCGGGAGGGCGAGGTCCAAGCTCGACTGGCCGCCTCATCCGCGGCGCAGGACGCCGACGAGCTGCAGCGGCGGATCGCCGAACTCCTCACCGAGGCCGACCGTGTCGAGGCCCAACTGGCCGAGCGCCGTCGGCGCCAGGCGGCGCGTCTGGCTGCCATCGCCCGGTGCGACGAGTTGGAGGGCGTGGCCCGCAGCGTTCACCAGCGGGCACAGGACTCGCGGGTGGCAGCTGCTGCGGAGCGCGACCGGCTGGAGGACGCCAGGTCCGAGCAGCAACGCCAGCTGGGTGTCGTCCGGGCACGGGCTGCTGAGCTCGACGCCGATCTCGCCACCGAGAAGGACAACCGCCACCGCGAGGATCTGATCCGTCAGGAGTTGGGCCTGCAGATCGAAGGGGTCCGTGGGCGCCTCCGCGAGTTGGGGATCACCGATGCCGACGCGCAGGTCACCGAACGGGGTGATGATCTCGTCGCCGGCGGCGAGGAGCGCAACGCCGAGTTGGCCGAGGCCGAGGATGGCTTGGCTCGCAAGATCGGGCTGCTCGGCACGGTCAATCCCCTCGCGCTCGAGGAGTTCCACGCCCTCAAGGAGCGGCACGCCTTCATGACCGACCAGTTGGCGGACCTGCGCTCATCGAAGGCCGACCTGTTGCGCGTGGTCGAGGCGGTGGACGTTCGCATCCGTGACGTGTTCGAGGCCGCCTTCGACGACGTCGCCCACCACTTCGAGCGCATCTTCCCGATGCTCTTTCCCGGCGGATCCGGCAAGCTGATCCTGACCGAGCCAGACGACATGCTCACGACCGGGGTGGAGGTGGAAGCTCGACCCCCTGGCAAGAAGGTCAAGCGGCTCAGCCTGCTCAGCGGTGGCGAACGGTCGCTGACCGCGCTCGCGGTGCTGTTCGCGATCTTCGCCGCTCGTCCCTCACCCTTCTACGTGCTGGACGAGGTCGAAGCCGCGTTGGATGATGCGAACCTCGGTCGCTTCCTGGCGGTCCTCGACGACTTCCGTGGGACGAGCCAGTGGATCATCGTCAGCCACCAACGCCGGACCATGGAGGTCGCCGACATGATCTACGGGGTGTCGATGGACTCGAGCGGCGTCAGCAAGGTCATCAGCCGCAAGCTGGAGCGATCGGGTCTGGTTGGTGCTGGTGCGGCGCCACCGCGCGGCTGA
- a CDS encoding DUF1059 domain-containing protein: protein MKKFACGDVVPGCDATFEGETVQAILSQVGIHARDGHGINQVTDDLIQSVTDNIH from the coding sequence ATGAAGAAGTTTGCCTGCGGCGATGTTGTCCCTGGTTGCGACGCCACCTTCGAGGGGGAGACGGTCCAGGCCATCCTCAGTCAGGTGGGCATCCACGCCCGGGACGGACATGGCATCAACCAGGTGACCGACGACCTGATCCAGTCGGTCACGGACAACATCCACTGA